In the Camelina sativa cultivar DH55 unplaced genomic scaffold, Cs unpScaffold02874, whole genome shotgun sequence genome, AATATGTCTGAGGCACGTGCCGAAGCTGAAGCCGTTATGTTCGGAGTCTTAGATTCCCTCTTCGAGAAAACCGGAATTAAACCGGCTGAAGTCGGAATCTTGATTGTAAACTGCAGCTTATTCAATCCGACACCGTCTCTATCGGCCATGATCGTGAACCATTACAAGATGAGAGAAGACATCAAAAGCTACAACCTCGGAGGGATGGGTTGCTCAGCCGGATTAATCTCAATCGATCTTGCCAACAATCTACTCAAAGCAAACCCTAATTCCTACGCTGTCGTGGTGAGCACGGAAAACATAACCCTAAATTGGTACTTTGGAAATGACCGGTCTATGCTTCTCTGCAATTGCATCTTCCGGATGGGCGGAGCCGCGATTCTCCTCTCTAACCGCCGACAAGACCGGAAGAAGTCAAAGTACTCGCTGGTCAACGTCGTTCGAACACATAAAGGATCAGACGACAAGAACTACAATTGCGTGTAC is a window encoding:
- the LOC104774446 gene encoding 3-ketoacyl-CoA synthase 1-like; the protein is LIILPLAGTVLVQLAGLTLDTLSELWSNQAVQLDGATRLACLVFLCFVLTLYVANRSKPIYLVDFSCYKPEEERKISVDSFLTMTEENGSFTEDTVEFQQRISSRAGLGDETYLPRGITSKPPKLNMSEARAEAEAVMFGVLDSLFEKTGIKPAEVGILIVNCSLFNPTPSLSAMIVNHYKMREDIKSYNLGGMGCSAGLISIDLANNLLKANPNSYAVVVSTENITLNWYFGNDRSMLLCNCIFRMGGAAILLSNRRQDRKKSKYSLVNVVRTHKGSDDKNYNCVYQKEDERGTIGVSLARELMSVAGDALKTNITTLGPMV